cgtaaggtacggtgcaccttggagaaataaggaaatatgataagggtattatggtaattaaaatgagcattacatcatatggtatgatgtagcaagaagggggtgcaaatatgtactagacatatttacatgagaatggcgcccactatagcccatttagttaaaagggctttagtgtaattttgccatggcaagtggttctataaatagaacccttgtggtaaggagaaatagttacacaattttgttactcattctcatgagcctttgttctctcctctcttgagaaaccctaatcacctttctagagtttttgtgaaaaaccctaatccttattttgtgcctcctttctcctaacccttcaaaccattggagctagcactccattgaaggttgttgttcgtgtggactggctagaggcgttatacctttaacgcttgtgatcaaattcattggtgacttggtggtgaccttgttcgtgacggttcgaggttcttgttcgtgaccttgttcgtgattcgaagtgttcgatagccgttcgtgatttaaagggagttttcgaaccaaaaggtaaaactctaaacacaattcatgaccattcgtaaggatcacaaaaggaaaattttaaaattccgctgcttttatcgtatcaattttccttcaagaATATGCATCGAAGGTATATGCAAGCAATATGTGATTAATCTTTCAACATACTCTTAAAATTATTTCTCAAAtttgctacttcaggagcataATAGAGAACTATATATAccatttaatatttatagatAACGATTATGAAAAATCATTTCAAGATGCTTCAGAGCAAATTTTTCTAAGATGCTCTAATATTAAACTTTTGGTTTTTCTGGAACTATATTACAATTTATCTTTATAGTGTTTAAGAGTAATTAATTCATTTAGCAATCCTTATGGGATGCGCAACTCTTTAGTTCTCCAAGAACTATGTCCCAAATCttcaaaacaataatataaaaatttttcttgcaatccttcagggatgcttCAATATCAATGTCtgctttttcttctttagttcttcgggaactatatcaaaattgatatttaCTAACAACAAAAATCTTATTATTTGAGCAATCCTTCGAGGATGCTTTAATGTtaaattcttctggaattcaacAAGATTATCATAATCTCATCAACATgtaacaatataaataaaaaaaacgtgaTCATGAACATgaattaacaacaacaacaacaacaacaacaataataataataataataataataataataataataataatgaatacaaagaaatagatttaattttaaagttcttcaggaactatataacatatttataaTGTACAAATAATCATTTGTACAATCCTTTAGGATGCATATATATTGAATCATTCATAAGTTCTTCAAAACCTCTATAATAGATcttatcaatatattattttttttacatccttcagggatgcgtcacaattgaattcatcaagatttcatggagcacaaaatttgaatttttaagttctttgaGAACTATATAATAGATCTAATTGTACGATCCTTCATAGATGTATCCGTAATGAATTTTTTAGAattatggagaataaaaattgattcttaaattgttcaagaactgtataacaaatcaaatcagttatttatccaatccttcagggattgatgtttttgaattcttctaaaagattaacaagatattgattttacttatatctatgaatcttcgggattcatattttaaaagatattttacggtacttttataagtgtatgcttatgaatcttcaggattcatattttaaaatttcatcatactatgaatcttcaggattcatattttaaagtttcatcacactatgaatctaCAGGATTCATATAtcaccacgatacttctggatcgtaggtttgtgaattaaaaaaaaaacgagaagaaaaaaaatctgaaaaaatagaataaaaaaaatcatagataaaataaaattgtcacttcccattgttgctatacctttcttgaaatgggagagactatcgtgctgataacgtgttataaactatttctaagcatgaacaataatatggaagaatagagaggaagaagagaaagggataagagaaaggaataaacttattcacaagtgtgtgtttacatggaaataagagtgtcatttataggacacactaggggacaagaaaacctaccacataatggacattcattacatattattcataacaaaaaacaacttttaaccttttttttataaaaaaagtcagccaaattttattttatttttgaaaatttattgaatcgttggaattttatttttaaccttccaataaattttattttattttattttattccaacCTTCCATAGAGACTTAAAGGCTAGTAATGTTTTGCTAGATCAAGAGATGAATCCAAAAATATCTGATTTTGGATTGGCAAGGGCATTTGAaaaagaccaagctcaagaaaatacaagaagAGTTGTAGGCACATAGTATGTGCATGTTAATTGTTGATGGCAATTCTTTCTATTCAAGTtgatttaatcatttaattgcgaaaatttgataaattgatTGATATTCGATTTTATACAGCGGATACATGTCTCCAGAGTATGCTATGGAGGTGTTATATTCAGTGAAATCTGATGTTTTCAGCTTTGGAGTTCTTTTATTAGAGATAATTTGTGGACAAAGAAATAATGGATTCTATCTTGGAGAACACGGTCAAAGTCTTCTTATATATGTGAGTTTTTacaactttttaaattattaggattaaatatttttttatctctctaaattaattaaaatttgatctTGATTCTTACCCAAAAAACCTATCATTTTTTGTcactaaaatataaattgtgTGATTTTAGTCACAAGAACTAAAGTAGGGTTTCTAAATATTCACTATATGCATGCAGAGTTGGAATCTTTGGCATGAAGGAAAAAGTTTGGAACTGTTAGATCCAACATTGGAAAAGACATACATAGCCAATGAAGTTGTAAGGTGCATACACATTGGTTTGTTGTGCGTACAAGAAGATGCAATTGATAGACCAACCATGTCCAGTGTTGTTGTCATGCTTGCAAGTGATACAATGGCACTTCCCAATCCTAATCATCCTGCATTTTCAGTTGGAAGAAAAGTAAGGGAAGATGAATCAACTTCAAAAACTTCCAATGATCCTTCTGTTAATGAAGTTACAGTATCAAATGTTTTCCCTAGGTAGGGGATATAAAATGGTAAAACCGGTCTGATATTTAAATTGTTGGATAAACACATGACAACTCACATAATGACTTTGGTAAATCGAGAACTCAAAATTTCAACTGTTcgatttttttatcaacaatcGAGATCACTGACTACATTGAGTGATTGCACGAAAtcgttttaaaatatatataatttgaaaataCCTAAATTGTAGAACCAATTGTCGCAACAAATTGGGCAGCCTCCTCTATACATATGAGAAGCatgcactattttattttagaattgcATTCCTAACATTATAGATATTTACATTCATGTTGTAAATCACATAATCTTGCTTTTAAATTGTATTAAGTTACATATATTTTGGGGATTTCTTATCTCATACCATACAATAGTATCTAAGAGGAACGGTGCAACCTTGTGTATGATGTATCATGTCACTTTAACATTTCTTgccatttaaaaaaagaaaaaaaaattaaaagttctaatttattttgtaaaatattcACATAC
This portion of the Trifolium pratense cultivar HEN17-A07 linkage group LG3, ARS_RC_1.1, whole genome shotgun sequence genome encodes:
- the LOC123915430 gene encoding receptor-like serine/threonine-protein kinase SD1-6, producing MSPEYAMEVLYSVKSDVFSFGVLLLEIICGQRNNGFYLGEHGQSLLIYSWNLWHEGKSLELLDPTLEKTYIANEVVRCIHIGLLCVQEDAIDRPTMSSVVVMLASDTMALPNPNHPAFSVGRKVREDESTSKTSNDPSVNEVTVSNVFPR